One stretch of Cellulomonas wangsupingiae DNA includes these proteins:
- the hisD gene encoding histidinol dehydrogenase, with the protein MISRTDLRGRRLSRRDLLAELPRAELDVEHAAATVAPILEAVRTRGADALRELAERFDGVRPVHLRVPADVLARATDALDPQVRAALEETIRRVRQVHAAQRPADLTVDLGPGAQVRQRWLPVRRVGLYVPGGLAVYPSSVVMNVVAAQEAGVASLAVVSPPQKNHDGLPDPVVLATCALLGVDEVYAAGGAQGIAMLAYGADGSDDVDGETLCEPVDVITGPGNVYVAAAKRLVRGIVGIDAEAGPTEIAILADATADPVHVAADLISQAEHDPLAAAVLVTPSVELAGAVEAKLADRAESTANRDRVAAALRGSQSAIVLVDDLEAGLDVVNAYGAEHLEIQTVDAAAWADRVTSAGAIFVGPWSPVSLGDYMAGSNHVLPTGGCAHFASGLGVHSFLRAVQVVEYDADALAAVADRVVALADAEGLPAHGEAVRARF; encoded by the coding sequence GTGATCTCCCGCACCGACCTGCGCGGTCGCCGCCTGTCCCGCCGTGACCTGCTCGCCGAGCTGCCCCGGGCTGAGCTCGACGTCGAGCACGCGGCGGCCACCGTCGCCCCGATCCTGGAGGCGGTGCGCACGCGGGGGGCGGACGCGCTGCGCGAGCTCGCGGAGCGGTTCGACGGCGTGCGTCCCGTGCACCTGCGGGTGCCGGCGGACGTGCTCGCGCGGGCCACGGACGCGCTCGACCCGCAGGTGCGGGCCGCGCTCGAGGAGACGATCCGCCGGGTCCGTCAGGTCCACGCGGCGCAGCGCCCGGCGGACCTCACCGTCGACCTCGGCCCGGGTGCCCAGGTCCGCCAGCGGTGGCTCCCCGTCCGGCGCGTGGGCCTGTACGTGCCCGGCGGCCTGGCGGTGTACCCGTCGTCGGTCGTCATGAACGTCGTCGCCGCGCAGGAGGCGGGTGTCGCGTCGCTCGCCGTCGTGTCCCCGCCGCAGAAGAACCACGATGGGCTGCCCGACCCGGTCGTGCTGGCCACGTGCGCCCTGCTGGGCGTCGACGAGGTGTACGCCGCCGGCGGCGCGCAGGGCATCGCCATGCTCGCGTACGGCGCGGACGGCAGCGACGACGTGGACGGCGAGACGCTGTGCGAGCCGGTCGACGTCATCACCGGGCCCGGCAACGTCTACGTGGCGGCCGCCAAGCGCCTGGTGCGCGGGATCGTCGGCATCGACGCCGAGGCGGGGCCGACCGAGATCGCGATCCTCGCGGACGCGACGGCGGACCCCGTGCACGTCGCGGCCGACCTCATCTCGCAGGCGGAGCACGACCCGCTCGCGGCGGCCGTGCTCGTCACGCCGTCGGTCGAGCTCGCCGGTGCCGTGGAGGCCAAGCTCGCCGACCGCGCGGAGAGCACCGCCAACCGCGACCGCGTGGCCGCCGCGCTGCGTGGCTCGCAGTCCGCGATCGTCCTGGTGGACGACCTCGAGGCGGGCCTGGACGTGGTCAACGCGTACGGCGCCGAGCACCTGGAGATCCAGACGGTGGACGCCGCCGCGTGGGCGGACCGCGTCACGAGCGCCGGTGCGATCTTCGTCGGGCCCTGGTCGCCGGTGTCGCTGGGCGACTACATGGCGGGGTCGAACCACGTCCTGCCCACCGGGGGGTGCGCGCACTTCGCGAGCGGCCTGGGCGTGCACTCGTTCCTGCGGGCCGTGCAGGTCGTCGAGTACGACGCCGACGCGCTCGCGGCCGTCGCGGACCGGGTGGTGGCGCTGGCCGACGCCGAGGGTCTGCCGGCGCACGGCGAGGCCGTCCGCGCCCGGTTCTGA
- a CDS encoding ArsR/SmtB family transcription factor — protein MDALGEPVRRRLVELIGAGERPAGELAAAAGAEFGISQPAVSRHLRVLREAGLVVSRPSGSVRLYAVQPDALDEVGRWATSVVRTWSPRLDALGTEVARGRRAAGGPPPQDAAPSADHQEDA, from the coding sequence ATGGACGCCCTGGGCGAACCCGTGCGGCGCCGTCTGGTCGAGCTCATCGGTGCGGGCGAGCGCCCGGCGGGAGAGCTGGCCGCGGCCGCCGGGGCGGAGTTCGGCATCAGCCAGCCCGCCGTGTCGCGGCACCTGCGGGTGCTGCGCGAGGCCGGGCTCGTCGTGTCACGGCCGAGCGGCAGCGTCCGCCTGTACGCCGTGCAGCCGGACGCCCTCGACGAGGTCGGGCGCTGGGCGACGTCCGTCGTGCGCACCTGGTCGCCGCGCCTCGACGCGCTCGGGACCGAGGTCGCCCGCGGCCGCCGGGCCGCCGGCGGACCACCACCACAGGACGCCGCGCCGTCCGCGGACCACCAGGAGGACGCATGA
- a CDS encoding RecQ family ATP-dependent DNA helicase, whose protein sequence is MPPHTAAAPSAVDRAALRAQAEEVLRALVGRDDARLHDDQWQAVEALVADRRRVLVVQRTGWGKSAVYFVATALLRRGAAGPPRGATIIVSPLLALMRNQVDAARRAGIAAETLNSANQQDWQDVHARIAAGEVDVLLVSPERLNNPGFRDEVLPRLAADAGLVVIDEAHCVSDWGHDFRPDYRRIGTLLADLPAGVPVLATTATANARVTADVAEQLAVTDAGAAPGDGTLVLRGTLDRPSLRLQVTALPDVATRLAWLAATLPTLQGSGIVYCLTIAAVDQVTEHLRAAGLDVRAYTGQTDPTEREQAEADLLANRVKALVATSALGMGYDKPDLGFVVHVGAPSSPIAYYQQVGRAGRATARADVVLLPGHDDQAIWEWFASTAFPPEDQVRATLAALDSQGTLSTAALETFVSLRRSRLEGMLKVLDVDGAVRRVRGGWESTGRPWTYDGERYARVTAARRAEQQTMLDYQATDGCRMAFLRAALDDPDLPDGWRCGRCDRCTGTSVGAVPDATAVDHARELLAVPGEPVTARRQWPSGLGSLGLDLKGRIAADEQVAEGRAVGRLDALGWGGPLREALREQVPGELPVNLRPPVRTVLEAWQPQVDLVVAIASESRAALVEHLAAGTARLLGVPVLGALLPTGTPSRHDVNSAQRLADVLRHLELPPDVEAGVAGRRVLLVDDRTDTGWTLTVAGRLLRRAGATEVLPFVLGVG, encoded by the coding sequence GAGGCCCTGGTCGCGGACCGTCGGCGGGTCCTCGTCGTCCAGCGCACGGGCTGGGGCAAGTCGGCCGTGTACTTCGTCGCGACCGCGCTGCTGCGGCGGGGCGCCGCGGGGCCGCCGCGCGGCGCGACGATCATCGTCTCGCCGCTGCTCGCCCTCATGCGCAACCAGGTGGACGCCGCGCGGCGCGCCGGCATCGCCGCGGAGACCCTCAACTCGGCCAACCAGCAGGACTGGCAGGACGTGCACGCCCGCATCGCCGCGGGTGAGGTGGACGTCCTGCTGGTGTCGCCCGAGCGCCTCAACAACCCGGGGTTCCGGGACGAGGTGCTGCCGCGGCTCGCCGCCGACGCGGGGCTCGTCGTGATCGACGAGGCGCACTGCGTCTCCGACTGGGGCCACGACTTCCGGCCCGACTACCGGCGGATCGGCACGCTCCTGGCCGACCTGCCGGCGGGCGTCCCGGTGCTGGCGACCACCGCCACCGCCAACGCGCGCGTGACGGCGGACGTGGCGGAGCAGCTCGCCGTGACGGACGCGGGCGCCGCGCCGGGCGACGGCACGCTCGTGCTGCGCGGCACGCTCGACCGCCCCAGCCTGCGACTGCAGGTCACGGCGTTGCCGGACGTCGCGACGCGGCTGGCCTGGCTCGCCGCGACGCTCCCCACGCTCCAGGGCTCGGGCATCGTGTACTGCCTGACGATCGCCGCCGTGGACCAGGTGACCGAGCACCTGCGCGCCGCGGGGCTCGACGTGCGGGCGTACACCGGCCAGACCGACCCGACCGAGCGCGAGCAGGCCGAGGCGGACCTGCTCGCCAACCGCGTCAAGGCGCTGGTCGCCACGTCCGCGCTGGGCATGGGGTACGACAAGCCGGACCTCGGGTTCGTCGTGCACGTGGGCGCGCCGTCGTCGCCGATCGCGTACTACCAGCAGGTGGGGCGCGCCGGGCGTGCGACGGCACGCGCCGACGTCGTCCTGCTCCCGGGGCACGACGACCAGGCCATCTGGGAGTGGTTCGCCTCCACCGCGTTCCCCCCGGAGGACCAGGTGCGCGCGACCCTGGCCGCCCTGGACTCCCAGGGCACCCTGTCGACCGCCGCGCTCGAGACGTTCGTCAGCCTGCGCCGCAGCCGCCTCGAGGGGATGCTCAAGGTGCTCGACGTGGACGGCGCCGTGCGGCGCGTGCGCGGCGGGTGGGAGTCGACGGGCCGGCCGTGGACCTACGACGGCGAGCGGTACGCCCGCGTCACGGCCGCACGACGGGCCGAGCAGCAGACCATGCTGGACTACCAGGCCACCGACGGCTGCCGCATGGCGTTCCTGCGCGCCGCGCTCGACGACCCGGACCTGCCGGACGGGTGGCGCTGCGGCCGGTGCGACCGGTGCACGGGCACGAGCGTCGGCGCGGTGCCGGACGCCACGGCGGTCGACCACGCCCGCGAGCTGCTGGCCGTCCCGGGCGAGCCGGTGACCGCGCGCCGGCAGTGGCCGAGCGGGCTCGGGTCCCTCGGGCTCGACCTCAAGGGCCGCATCGCGGCCGACGAGCAGGTCGCCGAGGGACGCGCCGTCGGCCGGCTCGACGCCCTGGGCTGGGGCGGACCGCTGCGCGAGGCCCTGCGCGAGCAGGTGCCCGGCGAGCTGCCCGTGAACCTGCGGCCGCCCGTGCGGACGGTGCTCGAGGCGTGGCAGCCGCAGGTCGACCTGGTCGTGGCGATCGCGTCCGAGAGCCGTGCCGCCCTCGTCGAGCACCTGGCCGCGGGCACCGCACGACTGCTCGGTGTGCCGGTGCTGGGCGCGTTGCTGCCGACGGGCACGCCGTCGCGGCACGACGTGAACTCGGCGCAGCGCCTCGCCGACGTGCTGCGCCACCTCGAGCTGCCGCCCGACGTCGAGGCCGGCGTCGCGGGGCGACGGGTCCTGCTCGTCGACGACCGCACGGACACCGGCTGGACGCTCACGGTCGCCGGGCGCCTGCTGCGACGCGCGGGCGCCACCGAGGTGCTGCCCTTCGTCCTCGGCGTCGGCTGA
- a CDS encoding RNA-binding S4 domain-containing protein, producing the protein MSHDDEPIRLGQFLKLGGIAETGGHARALLDDGAVTVNGEPETRRGRQLRPGDVVEVDLPGGVQRATVEG; encoded by the coding sequence GTGAGCCACGACGACGAGCCCATCCGCCTCGGCCAGTTCCTCAAGCTCGGCGGCATCGCCGAGACCGGCGGTCACGCCCGCGCGCTGCTCGACGACGGCGCCGTCACCGTCAACGGCGAGCCCGAGACGCGCCGGGGCCGCCAGCTGCGACCCGGCGACGTCGTCGAGGTCGACCTGCCCGGCGGCGTGCAGCGGGCGACCGTCGAGGGCTGA
- the dnaE gene encoding DNA polymerase III subunit alpha has protein sequence MAVAGGTEDGSFVHLHVHSEYSMLDGAARIGEMLDEAGRLGQTAMAITDHGYLFGAFEFWQKATDRGIKPIIGVEAYVTPGTSRFDQNRVRWGEAHQAADDVSARGAYTHLTLLSRTTEGMHNLFRMGSLASLEGQMGKWPRMDRELMSRYSDGLIATSGCPSGEIQTRLRLGHYDEALRAAGELQDIFGKESFYIEVMDHGLDIERRVIKDLLRVAEGIGAPLVATNDLHYTREEDAHAHEVLLAVQSGSTLDEPTSDQGGSRFAFSGSGYYVKSAAEMRRTWAELPEACDNTVLIAEQCEVKFNTGANYMPRFPVPAGENEESWFIKEVERGLQRRYHGSVPDAVRKQAEYETGVITQLGFSGYFLVVADFINWAKAQGIRVGPGRGSAAGSMASYAMGITELDPLEHGLIFERFLNPERVSWPDVDVDFDERRRGEVIRYVTEKYGDDRVCQIVTYGTIKAKQALKDASRVLGFPFAMGDKLTKAMPPAVMGKDIPLSGMYDPEHPRYAEADEFRQVVAADPEAQRVLETARGLENLKRQWGVHAAGVIMSSEPLLDIIPIMKRPQDGAIITQFDQPASEALGLIKMDFLGLRNLTILDDALENIVMNGKPAIEIETVPLDDPPTYELLGRGDTLGVFQLDGGPMRSLLRQMRPDNFEDISAVIALYRPGPMGMNSHVNYALRKNGLQEIEPIHPELVEPLEEVVGVTHGLIVYQEQVQKAAQVLAGYSLGQADLLRRAMGKKKKEVLDKEFIPFQAGMRERGYSDAAIQAVWDVLVPFAGYAFNKAHSAAYGVVSYWTAYLKANFPTEYMAALLTSVRDDKDKSALYLGECRHMGITVLPPDVNSSSANFTAVGVDIRFGLTAVRNVGANVVDAIVAAREEKGAFTSFTDFLDKVPAVVCNKRTIESLIKAGAFDSLGHARRALLLVHEQAVDAVIDVKRKEATGQFDLFADLGGDDETGTGIAVTIPDLPDWDKKQRLAFEREMLGLYVSDHPLSGLEHVLSAQADVSIATLNADEARPDGSTVVVAGLVTSLQRKMSKQGNPWAAVTLEDMEGSVEIMFFGETYLAYSTVLAEDAVLVVRGRVRRRDDTMQLQAMEVSIPDTSQAADSPVVVSLSEGRCTPPVVERLREVLSTHPGVTEVHLRLTSPGRALVMRLDDGLRVERSPSLFGDLKALLGPSCLAS, from the coding sequence ATGGCTGTTGCTGGTGGAACCGAAGACGGATCGTTCGTTCACCTCCACGTGCACAGCGAGTACTCGATGCTCGACGGCGCGGCGCGCATCGGCGAGATGCTCGACGAGGCGGGCCGGCTCGGCCAGACGGCCATGGCCATCACCGACCACGGCTACCTGTTCGGGGCCTTCGAGTTCTGGCAGAAGGCCACGGACCGGGGCATCAAGCCCATCATCGGCGTCGAGGCGTACGTCACACCGGGCACCAGCCGGTTCGACCAGAACCGGGTGCGCTGGGGTGAGGCGCACCAGGCGGCCGACGACGTCTCGGCCCGCGGGGCGTACACGCACCTGACGCTGCTGAGCCGCACCACCGAGGGCATGCACAACCTGTTCCGGATGGGCTCGTTGGCGTCCCTCGAGGGCCAGATGGGCAAGTGGCCGCGCATGGACCGCGAGCTGATGTCGCGGTACTCCGACGGTCTGATCGCGACCAGCGGGTGCCCGTCGGGCGAGATCCAGACGCGCCTGCGGCTCGGGCACTACGACGAGGCGCTGCGCGCGGCGGGCGAGCTGCAGGACATCTTCGGCAAGGAGAGCTTCTACATCGAGGTCATGGACCACGGCCTCGACATCGAGCGCCGGGTGATCAAGGACCTGCTGCGCGTCGCCGAGGGCATCGGCGCCCCGCTCGTGGCGACGAACGACCTGCACTACACGCGTGAGGAGGACGCCCACGCGCACGAGGTGCTGCTGGCGGTGCAGTCCGGCTCGACGCTCGACGAGCCGACGAGCGACCAGGGCGGCAGCCGGTTCGCGTTCAGCGGGTCCGGCTACTACGTGAAGTCCGCGGCCGAGATGCGCCGCACCTGGGCCGAGCTGCCCGAGGCGTGCGACAACACGGTGCTGATCGCCGAGCAGTGCGAGGTCAAGTTCAACACCGGGGCGAACTACATGCCGCGCTTCCCCGTCCCGGCGGGGGAGAACGAGGAGTCGTGGTTCATCAAGGAGGTCGAGCGCGGCCTGCAGCGGCGCTACCACGGCTCGGTGCCCGACGCGGTGCGCAAGCAGGCCGAGTACGAGACGGGCGTCATCACCCAGCTCGGGTTCTCCGGCTACTTCCTCGTCGTCGCCGACTTCATCAACTGGGCCAAGGCGCAGGGGATCCGCGTCGGACCGGGACGTGGCTCGGCGGCCGGTTCCATGGCGTCGTACGCCATGGGCATCACCGAGCTCGACCCGCTCGAGCACGGGCTCATCTTCGAGCGGTTCCTCAACCCCGAGCGCGTGTCCTGGCCCGACGTCGACGTCGACTTCGACGAGCGCCGGCGCGGTGAGGTCATCCGCTACGTCACCGAGAAGTACGGCGACGACCGGGTCTGCCAGATCGTCACCTACGGCACGATCAAGGCCAAGCAGGCGCTCAAGGACGCGTCGCGCGTGCTCGGCTTCCCGTTCGCGATGGGCGACAAGCTCACCAAGGCGATGCCGCCGGCCGTCATGGGCAAGGACATCCCGCTGTCGGGCATGTACGACCCCGAGCACCCGCGCTACGCCGAGGCCGACGAGTTCCGGCAGGTCGTCGCCGCCGACCCCGAGGCGCAGCGCGTCCTGGAGACGGCCCGCGGCCTGGAGAACCTCAAGCGGCAGTGGGGCGTGCACGCCGCCGGTGTCATCATGTCCAGCGAGCCGCTGCTCGACATCATCCCGATCATGAAGCGCCCGCAGGACGGCGCGATCATCACGCAGTTCGACCAGCCGGCGTCCGAGGCCCTCGGCCTGATCAAGATGGACTTCCTGGGCCTGCGCAACCTCACGATCCTCGACGACGCGCTCGAGAACATCGTGATGAACGGCAAGCCCGCGATCGAGATCGAGACGGTCCCGCTCGACGACCCGCCGACGTACGAGCTCCTGGGCCGCGGCGACACGCTCGGCGTCTTCCAGCTCGACGGCGGGCCGATGCGCTCGCTGCTGCGCCAGATGCGTCCGGACAACTTCGAGGACATCTCGGCCGTCATCGCGCTGTACCGCCCCGGCCCGATGGGCATGAACTCGCACGTCAACTACGCGTTGCGCAAGAACGGCCTGCAGGAGATCGAGCCGATCCACCCCGAGCTGGTGGAGCCGCTCGAGGAGGTCGTCGGCGTCACGCACGGCCTGATCGTCTACCAGGAGCAGGTGCAGAAGGCGGCGCAGGTGCTCGCCGGGTACTCGCTCGGACAGGCCGACCTGCTGCGCCGCGCGATGGGCAAGAAGAAGAAGGAGGTCCTCGACAAGGAGTTCATCCCCTTCCAGGCAGGCATGCGCGAGCGGGGCTACTCCGACGCGGCGATCCAGGCCGTGTGGGACGTGCTCGTGCCGTTCGCCGGCTACGCCTTCAACAAGGCGCACTCCGCGGCGTACGGCGTCGTGTCGTACTGGACCGCGTACCTCAAGGCGAACTTCCCGACCGAGTACATGGCCGCGCTGCTCACGAGCGTGCGCGACGACAAGGACAAGTCGGCGCTGTACCTCGGCGAGTGCCGCCACATGGGCATCACGGTGCTCCCGCCGGACGTCAACTCGTCGTCGGCGAACTTCACGGCCGTGGGCGTCGACATCCGCTTCGGCCTGACGGCCGTGCGCAACGTCGGTGCGAACGTCGTCGACGCGATCGTGGCGGCGCGCGAGGAGAAGGGCGCCTTCACGTCGTTCACCGACTTCCTCGACAAGGTGCCGGCCGTGGTCTGCAACAAGCGGACGATCGAGTCGCTCATCAAGGCCGGCGCCTTCGACTCCCTCGGGCACGCCCGTCGGGCGCTGCTGCTGGTGCACGAGCAGGCGGTCGACGCGGTCATCGACGTCAAGCGCAAGGAGGCGACCGGTCAGTTCGACCTGTTCGCGGACCTGGGCGGCGACGACGAGACGGGTACGGGCATCGCGGTGACCATCCCCGACCTGCCCGACTGGGACAAGAAGCAGCGCCTCGCGTTCGAGCGCGAGATGCTCGGCCTGTACGTGTCCGACCACCCGCTGTCGGGCCTCGAGCACGTGCTCTCGGCGCAGGCGGACGTCTCGATCGCGACGCTGAACGCGGACGAGGCACGTCCGGACGGCTCGACCGTCGTCGTCGCCGGGCTCGTGACGAGCCTGCAGCGCAAGATGTCCAAGCAGGGCAACCCGTGGGCGGCCGTGACGCTGGAGGACATGGAGGGGTCCGTCGAGATCATGTTCTTCGGCGAGACCTACCTCGCCTACTCCACGGTGCTGGCCGAGGACGCGGTGCTCGTCGTGCGGGGACGCGTGCGGCGACGTGACGACACGATGCAGCTGCAGGCGATGGAGGTGTCGATCCCCGACACCTCGCAGGCCGCGGACTCCCCGGTCGTCGTCTCGCTCTCCGAAGGGCGCTGCACGCCGCCCGTCGTCGAGCGGCTGCGCGAGGTGCTCTCGACGCACCCGGGCGTGACGGAGGTCCACCTGCGTCTCACCAGCCCGGGACGGGCGCTGGTCATGCGGCTCGACGACGGGCTGCGCGTCGAGCGCTCGCCGTCGCTGTTCGGGGACCTCAAGGCGCTGCTCGGCCCGAGCTGCCTCGCGTCCTAG